In one window of Megalopta genalis isolate 19385.01 chromosome 4, iyMegGena1_principal, whole genome shotgun sequence DNA:
- the LOC143259317 gene encoding protein LZIC — MGSHGKLETEKLKKNLEAQLDRLVQQLEDIEEIRNELDEEAYQNAMELTKEDLEEFNESLKRMISGDTTLIDELSAIQLATKVAISKEFKTPAVIRMFGKQETTQLKGRLSQIDCDIKLGKLSKAAGDRQRSEVLYALRQLGEKLEPYELQLLDKMKLTNIDTTDYVRVNENAERGRMAMAVVGDEVKVTQNI; from the exons ATGGGTTCTCATGGTAAGCTGGAAACTGAAAAGCTAAAGAAGAATTTAGAAGCACAATTGGACAGGCTGGTGCAACAATTAGAAGATATAGAAGAAATTCG GAATGAATTAGACGAAGAAGCATATCAAAATGCTATGGAACTTACAAAAGAAGATTTAGAAGAGTTTAATGAAAGTTTGAAAAGAATGATATCTGGCGATACAACGTTAATTGATGAATTAAGTGCTATACAGTTG GCAACAAAGGTAGCAATAAGTAAAGAATTCAAAACTCCTGCAGTTATAAGAATGTTTGGTAAGCAGGAAACAACACAACTTAAAGGACGTTTATCACAAATAGATTGTGATATCAAACTTGGAAAATTAAGTAAAGCAGCCGGTGATCGTCAGCGTAGTGAAGTATTATATGCATTAAGGCAACTTGGAGAAAAATTAGAACCATATGAATTACAGTTATtggataaaatgaaattaaCCAATATAGATACCACAGATTATGTACGAGTTAATGAAAATGCAGAAAGAGGTAGAATGGCTATGGCAGTAGTTGGCGATGAAGTCAAagtaacacaaaatatttag